The region CAAAAAACTGGTAACACGTAAACCAAGTGAAGACGATCGCCGTTGCTGGTTTGCCATCATTACTGATAAAGGCATGAAATTGGCTGAGAATAGCCAGAAAACAGTATTGGATCAGCAGAAAAGCCTCATAGAAAAGCTACAGCCCAAAGAAGTTGCGGACATATACAACTCCTTCAAAAAATATGTAGAGAAATATGAAGAGGTGCTGAAGGAATCTTACATTGAGGTGTAAACAATGGCTGATTCTGTAGTAACGAAATGGACTGGTGACCTGAGTTTTGATTCTTTCGTTACTGGTCATCATGTAAAAATGGATGGAGCTAAAGAGTATGGTGGAAACGATACTGGCCCGCGTCCCAAGCCGCTTTTATTGGCTGCATTAGCCGGTTGTTCTGGGATGGACATAGTGTCGATACTAAATAAGATGCAAGTCAAGAATTTTAGCTTCGAAATAGAAGCAGAGGGAGATTCTACAGATGAGCATCCGGTTGTATATCATACGATAAGGGTTTTCTTCAAATTCTCAGGCAACAATCTGCCTCAAGATAAAGTTGTTAAGGCTGTTAGGCTTTCTACCGAAAAATATTGTGGCGTGAATGATATGCTCAAAAAGGCAGCGGATGTTATTGTAAAAATCTTTATAAACGATATC is a window of Candidatus Cloacimonadota bacterium DNA encoding:
- a CDS encoding MarR family transcriptional regulator; its protein translation is MKNYPEEFHDLITRLQVVLSEIDYAQKACLQAGRMECMLLNHLFSTKTPANMNELAKVLNVSHSRVTRIMDNLVNKKLVTRKPSEDDRRCWFAIITDKGMKLAENSQKTVLDQQKSLIEKLQPKEVADIYNSFKKYVEKYEEVLKESYIEV
- a CDS encoding OsmC family protein is translated as MADSVVTKWTGDLSFDSFVTGHHVKMDGAKEYGGNDTGPRPKPLLLAALAGCSGMDIVSILNKMQVKNFSFEIEAEGDSTDEHPVVYHTIRVFFKFSGNNLPQDKVVKAVRLSTEKYCGVNDMLKKAADVIVKIFINDIEVS